A section of the Paenibacillus yonginensis genome encodes:
- a CDS encoding lipase family protein → MTDSSLHHQRAIFLAAVCSQTYAQFNNPDAAVIVPAPYRICHVIKARSLTHHKEPFGFILEAPEELIIAFRGTSSTTNWIADMLASQTRFKYVQSDCRTHRGFTSIYASARKALLSAVAKLPANKPLFITGHSLGAALATLCALDLAANTAFKSPYLYTFGSPRVGDPAFAKTFSRYVPNSWRFANLYDVVTMAPPPVYKLPKQEKKYYYSHVRTHSPLTFVNGAFGPNHVIGSYYGELSKLDSEFARRLNDSCPGFCPAPL, encoded by the coding sequence ATGACCGACAGCAGCTTGCATCATCAGCGGGCCATATTTCTGGCAGCCGTCTGCTCACAGACCTATGCCCAATTTAATAATCCGGACGCAGCGGTTATTGTTCCTGCCCCCTACCGGATCTGCCATGTCATTAAAGCCAGGTCCCTTACGCATCACAAGGAACCCTTCGGGTTTATCCTCGAGGCGCCTGAAGAGCTGATTATCGCTTTCCGGGGAACGAGTTCCACCACCAACTGGATTGCCGATATGCTGGCCTCGCAGACCCGATTCAAATATGTACAGTCGGATTGCCGAACGCATCGAGGCTTCACCTCTATTTATGCTTCAGCCCGCAAAGCGCTTCTGAGCGCCGTAGCCAAACTTCCGGCCAACAAACCTTTGTTCATTACGGGGCACAGCCTGGGCGCCGCTCTGGCTACGCTGTGCGCACTGGATCTGGCAGCCAACACCGCTTTCAAATCGCCTTACCTGTACACATTTGGTTCTCCGCGTGTCGGCGACCCCGCTTTTGCCAAAACCTTCAGCAGATATGTACCCAACAGTTGGCGTTTCGCCAACCTTTATGACGTTGTCACTATGGCTCCGCCGCCCGTATACAAGCTGCCTAAACAGGAGAAAAAATATTACTACAGTCATGTCAGGACCCATTCTCCGCTAACCTTCGTCAACGGAGCTTTTGGTCCCAATCATGTGATCGGCAGCTATTATGGCGAGCTGTCCAAACTCGACTCCGAATTTGCCCGGCGATTAAACGACAGCTGTCCCGGATTCTGCCCTGCCCCTTTATAA
- a CDS encoding NAD(P)/FAD-dependent oxidoreductase gives MQKYIVIGAGILGASAAYQLARSGADVTIVDRQESGQATDAAAGIICPWISKRRNKVWYKLAREGAKFYPSLIRELGNEGETNTGYAQVGALRLEEELAKLEELRQIALKRKDEAPEMGELLLFSPEEVGRQFPPLDKKYSALYVGGAARVDGRALRDALLRSAERHGAILLKGEAGLSFEGNVANGIVIGGRRLEADAVLVCAGAWAGPLLEPLGVKFKVTYQKAQIVHLALQGADTRGWPVVMPPGDQYILAFPDQRIVIGATHENHPNGFDTRITAGGLQEVLGKALEHAPGLAEGEFLEARAGFRPFTPGFLPVIGQLPDWEGIYVANGLGASGLTMGPYIGLQLAKLALGQSPDLDLEPYKLEGALERL, from the coding sequence ATGCAAAAATATATCGTTATCGGCGCCGGAATTCTAGGCGCATCAGCGGCCTACCAGCTGGCGCGAAGCGGCGCCGATGTAACCATCGTGGACCGGCAGGAATCGGGCCAGGCGACGGACGCTGCGGCAGGTATTATCTGTCCGTGGATTTCTAAAAGGCGCAACAAAGTTTGGTATAAGCTGGCGAGGGAAGGGGCTAAATTTTATCCTTCCTTGATCAGGGAACTGGGGAATGAAGGCGAAACCAACACCGGTTATGCCCAAGTGGGCGCTTTGCGGCTAGAGGAAGAGCTCGCGAAGCTGGAGGAACTTCGGCAGATTGCCTTGAAAAGGAAAGACGAAGCTCCGGAAATGGGCGAACTATTGCTGTTTTCCCCGGAAGAGGTTGGGCGGCAGTTTCCTCCGCTGGACAAAAAATACAGCGCTCTTTATGTGGGAGGAGCTGCCCGGGTGGACGGGCGGGCGCTGCGGGATGCTCTGCTCCGGTCGGCGGAAAGGCATGGAGCCATACTGCTGAAGGGTGAAGCCGGGTTAAGCTTTGAGGGGAATGTGGCCAACGGAATCGTAATAGGTGGCCGGAGACTGGAAGCCGATGCCGTGCTGGTTTGTGCCGGAGCTTGGGCAGGGCCGTTGCTGGAACCGCTTGGCGTTAAATTCAAGGTCACCTACCAGAAGGCTCAAATCGTGCATTTGGCTTTGCAGGGTGCGGACACACGCGGCTGGCCGGTGGTCATGCCGCCCGGCGACCAGTATATTCTGGCTTTTCCCGACCAGCGGATCGTTATCGGCGCCACGCATGAAAATCATCCCAACGGCTTCGATACCCGGATCACAGCGGGAGGCCTGCAGGAGGTGCTGGGCAAAGCGCTTGAGCACGCTCCGGGGCTGGCCGAAGGGGAGTTTCTGGAGGCCAGGGCCGGCTTTCGCCCCTTCACGCCCGGCTTTCTACCTGTCATTGGACAACTTCCGGATTGGGAAGGCATCTATGTGGCCAATGGATTAGGCGCTTCCGGACTGACCATGGGTCCTTACATAGGTTTGCAGTTAGCCAAACTGGCACTCGGGCAAAGTCCGGATCTGGATTTGGAGCCGTACAAGCTGGAGGGAGCGCTTGAAAGATTGTAA
- a CDS encoding AraC family transcriptional regulator: MNTLEPMNKAMAYVEENLGGEIDYKEVARLALCSEYHFKRMFSFLSGIPLSEYIRRRRLTLAAFDLQHTTGKIIDIALTYGYQSPDAFTKAFQLFHGVTPSEARHKTKEHPLKSFPRMTFQLTIEGGQEMNYRIVEQEAFRIVGLKKRVPIQFEGVNPEIEAMWAQLDETKIKRFKALSNREPCGLISASVNFSEGRMEEQGELDHFIGAATTEACPQDLDCLEVEAGTWAVFTAVGAFPQALQEVWGRIYAEWFPSSGYESAEGPEILWNESPDVSSPEFKSEIWVPVRSITRE, from the coding sequence ATGAACACTTTGGAGCCTATGAACAAAGCGATGGCTTATGTGGAAGAGAATCTGGGCGGGGAAATTGATTATAAAGAAGTCGCCAGGCTTGCTTTATGCTCGGAATATCATTTCAAACGGATGTTTTCCTTTCTGTCAGGAATTCCTTTATCGGAATATATCCGGCGCAGAAGATTGACTTTGGCGGCTTTCGATTTGCAGCATACAACCGGCAAAATTATCGATATCGCTTTAACTTACGGCTATCAGTCCCCGGATGCCTTTACGAAAGCATTTCAGCTCTTCCATGGGGTTACGCCGTCGGAGGCCAGACACAAAACCAAAGAACACCCGCTAAAATCCTTTCCTCGTATGACATTTCAATTAACGATCGAAGGAGGACAGGAAATGAATTACCGCATCGTAGAACAAGAAGCATTCCGGATTGTCGGCTTAAAGAAGAGGGTGCCGATTCAATTCGAGGGCGTAAATCCGGAAATAGAGGCCATGTGGGCTCAACTGGATGAAACCAAAATCAAACGGTTCAAAGCTTTGTCCAATAGAGAACCCTGCGGACTGATCAGCGCCTCGGTGAATTTCTCGGAGGGACGTATGGAAGAACAGGGGGAACTGGACCATTTCATCGGAGCGGCGACTACGGAAGCTTGTCCGCAGGATCTGGACTGTCTGGAGGTAGAAGCCGGTACTTGGGCGGTTTTCACAGCGGTAGGGGCTTTCCCGCAAGCGCTCCAGGAGGTGTGGGGGCGGATTTATGCCGAGTGGTTCCCGTCCTCCGGTTATGAGTCGGCAGAAGGTCCGGAAATATTGTGGAATGAAAGTCCGGATGTTTCGTCGCCGGAATTCAAGAGCGAGATCTGGGTGCCGGTGAGAAGCATAACCCGGGAATAG
- a CDS encoding branched-chain amino acid aminotransferase, with protein sequence MTQTIHIERTTTPKPKPAANELGFGKYFTDHMFILDYEEGKGWHNARIVPYQPISLDPAAKVFHYGQTIFEGLKAYRTENGKISLFRPDMNMKRLNRSNDRMSIPPVDEALGLEALRQLVLIDQDWIPDAPETSLYVRPFVIATEPALGVSPSQQYKFMIILSPVGTYYAEGIKPVSIYVESEYARSVVGGVGHVKTAGNYAAGLKAQEGASALGYSQVLWLDGVHRKYVEEVGSMNVFFRIGDKVITPALTGGLLPGITRDSVIHLLKHWGVEVEERLISIDELVQAQKDGSLKEMFGTGTAAVISPVGSLHWKGEKLMIGDGSTGELSARVYDTITGIQNGRIEDPFSWRVVVE encoded by the coding sequence ATGACACAGACGATCCACATTGAACGCACTACCACTCCCAAACCGAAACCTGCAGCAAACGAATTGGGATTCGGAAAATATTTTACCGACCATATGTTCATTCTCGATTATGAGGAAGGCAAAGGCTGGCACAATGCGCGAATCGTGCCTTACCAGCCGATTTCCCTGGATCCAGCGGCTAAAGTTTTCCACTACGGCCAAACGATCTTCGAAGGATTAAAGGCTTATAGAACCGAAAATGGAAAAATCAGCTTGTTCCGTCCGGATATGAACATGAAACGTTTGAACCGCTCAAACGACCGCATGAGCATTCCTCCTGTTGATGAAGCGCTGGGCCTTGAGGCCCTCCGTCAGTTGGTTCTGATCGATCAGGACTGGATTCCGGATGCACCAGAGACCTCTCTGTACGTCAGACCGTTTGTCATTGCCACAGAACCTGCGCTTGGCGTTTCGCCTTCGCAGCAGTATAAATTCATGATCATCCTGTCGCCGGTCGGCACTTATTATGCTGAGGGCATCAAGCCGGTTTCCATTTATGTGGAATCCGAATATGCCCGTTCGGTAGTGGGCGGAGTCGGCCATGTCAAAACCGCCGGCAACTATGCGGCAGGTCTGAAAGCGCAGGAGGGCGCTTCAGCTCTCGGTTATTCGCAAGTGCTTTGGCTTGATGGCGTGCATCGCAAATACGTCGAGGAAGTCGGCAGCATGAACGTCTTTTTCCGGATTGGAGACAAGGTCATTACTCCGGCTTTGACAGGCGGACTGCTGCCGGGGATTACCCGGGATTCCGTTATTCACCTGCTCAAGCATTGGGGAGTGGAAGTCGAAGAACGTCTGATCTCGATCGACGAGCTGGTACAAGCGCAGAAGGACGGCAGTCTGAAAGAGATGTTCGGCACCGGCACGGCTGCGGTTATTTCCCCGGTTGGCTCGCTGCACTGGAAAGGCGAGAAACTCATGATTGGTGACGGTTCAACAGGCGAGCTGTCTGCACGTGTCTACGAT